A region of the Rhizobium leguminosarum bv. trifolii WSM1325 genome:
ACGCCACTTTGCATGATGCCACCATAGGTGCCTTTCCAGTTGGCGCTGGCCATGGTCGAACCGACAGTTGCGTTGTAGCCCCAATCCGACGTGAGCGGCAGGTATTCGGTATAGAGCACCGCCATGGTGGCGGACTGGTTTTTGAGGTAGGCGCACCAGGCTGGATTGAGCGGCGCCACCTTGTTCCAGTACGTCCCGGAAATTGCCTTGTTGTTCGACCATGTGACCTTGTCGGTCACCCATTCGCGCTGCGATTGGACGCCGTCCGTCAGCAGGAGAACCAGCTTGAGCGGCGAGTTCGAGGCCGTCCCGTCCCCGCCCGTGCCGACTTTCTGCTTGAGCGTTGTCAGGGAGACGTCGAAATAGGTGGCTGCCTTCGAGGTCGCGCTGGTGAGGCCGTAGCTTGCGTCCGTGAGGCGGTTGCGCGCCGTGTCCGTGCTGAGCGTCGGGGCCAGAACTTCCGTAAGGGTATCGCCGAGGCTATATAATCCGACCTTGATGCGTTGATGATTGCTGTCGGACGTATCGATCAAGGCGAGCACGTCCTTGACGGCGTCGCCGGCGACATCGGCGCGCAGCTTTATGTTCTTGGCCGTGCTGTATTCATAGTTGTTGTTGTATGTCTTGTTGCCGATTTTGTGCGCGTCGCCCGTGTGGCAGGCGAACTGGCAGCCGATGCCGGAATACATGGTCGCCTGGCCGGCCGTTGTTGCTGCCAGAAGCATAGACGGGGAAGTGTCGATAACAATATAGACATTGAGATAGGAGGTGGCCGGCCCCTTGACGGCGCTTGCCACGCTGACGTCAACGGTGTCGATGTTGGCGATCCTCATCAGCGTCGTCGGAACCGTGCCGCTGGCCGTCGCCGTGATCTTATGGTTTGACGTGTCAATGTTGATGTCGCCAAGCGTATAGCTGTTTTCCACCTGCGCGTGGAACCAGTCGGAAACCTTTTGCTTGAGTGCGACGGCGTCGTCGGTATCGATCTCTTTGACTGCGGCGATCAGCGCCGTGTCCAGGTCGCTCTGCATCCTCTGGCGGACATTGTAGGTCCTGATGTAGTCAAAGCTCGCGCCGACTGCGACGATCATCGGCACCAGGGTGAGGGCAACGACGATCGCGACATTGCCGCCCCTGTCCCTACCGAGACCACGAAGGGTTTTGAAGACCCGAGCAAGTGAATATGAAAGACCCGAGCGCAAAAAGACCACCGTCAAATAAGTCATACTAATATGCAAGAAGTATCCGGATTGCTTAAGTCTCTGTTAATTACTGTGTTTTCCGCCACAAAGTGGCCGCCGCCGCGCTATTTCCTGCGCAAATTGTATATGTCTGCGAATTATGGATAGGCGCGGAACGACATCGCATGGCCTTTCACGCTGAGCGGATCGCATACGTGCGGCCGGAAGTGGGCACACGCCCGGCCCTCATCCGCAACCTCTCCAGCGTCATCGTTCAACAGCCTTAGCTGTCCAAGCGGAGATCCGCACGTTCGGCAGCATGTTCTTCTAATTTCCACTGCTCTTGCGCCGGAGACCTGACCGACGAAGCGGGCCGAGCTCGAGACGCTCAAGGCCGGAGGATTTATCCCGTCAATAGTGCGAGACATCATGACATCTCGTTGCCAAGGGCGGCGATGACGCGGTCGGCCATGAAAGCGCAACGGACGCCGTCGAACGGGAAGAGGGCCGAGAATGCGCCGGAGAGCTGTTTTTCGATCGACTGGCGCATCATCCTGCGCGCCCGGTGCAGCCGGGTCTTGGCCGTTTCCGGTCTTATGCCGAGATAGGAGGCGGCCTCCTCCGTGCTCATGCCCTCGATATCCCGCAGCACGAACACGGCACGAAAATCGTCTGGGAGTTCGTCGACCGCATTTTCGAGGAGATGCCGCGCCTGGCTCCTGGACAGCTCGGTTTCCGGATCAGTTGCGGACAGGGAAGACGGAAACTGTAACACTTCGCCACCCGGCGCCGTCGTCTGCATGTCGATTTCCTCGAGTCCGGTGGTGTTCCTTCGGGCCCGCACACGGCTGAGCGCCTCGTTGAGGGTAATGCGGGTCAGCCATGTCGAAAGTTGCGCCTCGCCCCGGAATGTCGCCAGACTGGTGAAGGCCTTGATATAGGCGGCCTGGACGATGTCTTCCGCCTCCGCATCATTGCGGATGACGGCGCGCGCCGTCCGGAACAGGCGCTGATTGTGACGTTGAACGATGGCGCGGATGGCGAGCTCGTCGCCTGCTTTTGCCAAGAGCACGAGATCGGTGTCGGACAGTATCGACATCTGCTGCCGGTGTCGCTCGGCCGTAACCGGAATGGCTGTCATAGGGAGTCCTCCGCCCCGCTCGCCTGTCTTTCGATTGGAGCCCGGCCTATGGCCGGACGTCCAGCTTGCCCGTCATGGCGGGATGAAAGCGACAATAGAAATCGACCGCTCCCGCTTGGGCGACCGTCATGCGGGCTTCCGATTTCGGCGGCAGGTCGATATCGAAGCTCTTGTCGCGAGCGGTTGCCGTGTGCCGGAATATATCATCGTTTCGCCAGACGATCACATCGCCGACACGCAGCTCGGCAGGCGGCGAGCCGAATTTCATGCCGGTGATGGTGATCTGATAGTCGGCCGCCGAGGCAACCCCGTTGCCCGCCCAAAGCAGTGCAGACAGCAGCGGGAGCCGTAGCGATTTCATCAGCGAGCCCATTCCTCAAGCCTATTTGGTCATGGAAGCCAGATGCTCGGCATGCATCTGGTGCTCCTTGAATAGCGTCAGGCCCGTTTCCAGCAGCGACTTGAGCTCTTTATTCTCAGCCGACGGGATCAAGGTGTTGGCAAGCGCGTCGTTGACCGACTTGTGATAGGCGACTTCGTTTTCGACATAGGCCTTGTCAAACGCCGCGCCGTCGAGCGCCTCCAGCGTCGTCAGTTCCTTGGTCGCCTGTGTCGACAGGGACTGGCTGACTGCGTTGTCTTCGGGCGTCACCTTCAGCTTCTTGACGAGGGCGAGCGCCTTATCATTGACGGCCTTGTGGTCGCGCTCCATGGTTTTGGCGAATGCTATGACGTCGGCATTCTTGCTCTTCTTCAAAGCCTGCTCTGCCGCGGTGACATCGATCTGCCCCGCCGTATAGGCGATGTGGGCGATCTGAGGATCGGTCGGCTTGGCATCGGCGGCGATCGAAGCGGTGCCGAGTGAGGCC
Encoded here:
- a CDS encoding conserved hypothetical protein (KEGG: ret:RHE_PF00423 hypothetical protein), giving the protein MTYLTVVFLRSGLSYSLARVFKTLRGLGRDRGGNVAIVVALTLVPMIVAVGASFDYIRTYNVRQRMQSDLDTALIAAVKEIDTDDAVALKQKVSDWFHAQVENSYTLGDINIDTSNHKITATASGTVPTTLMRIANIDTVDVSVASAVKGPATSYLNVYIVIDTSPSMLLAATTAGQATMYSGIGCQFACHTGDAHKIGNKTYNNNYEYSTAKNIKLRADVAGDAVKDVLALIDTSDSNHQRIKVGLYSLGDTLTEVLAPTLSTDTARNRLTDASYGLTSATSKAATYFDVSLTTLKQKVGTGGDGTASNSPLKLVLLLTDGVQSQREWVTDKVTWSNNKAISGTYWNKVAPLNPAWCAYLKNQSATMAVLYTEYLPLTSDWGYNATVGSTMASANWKGTYGGIMQSGVSTSITRRDYIPYALSDCASSKSLFLSASSSTEITAGLSALFTQYLASVRLTQ
- a CDS encoding RNA polymerase, sigma-24 subunit, ECF subfamily (TIGRFAM: RNA polymerase sigma factor, sigma-70 family~PFAM: sigma-70 region 2 domain protein; Sigma-70 region 4 type 2; sigma-70 region 4 domain protein~KEGG: rec:RHECIAT_PC0000614 putative RNA polymerase sigma factor protein, ECF family), giving the protein MTAIPVTAERHRQQMSILSDTDLVLLAKAGDELAIRAIVQRHNQRLFRTARAVIRNDAEAEDIVQAAYIKAFTSLATFRGEAQLSTWLTRITLNEALSRVRARRNTTGLEEIDMQTTAPGGEVLQFPSSLSATDPETELSRSQARHLLENAVDELPDDFRAVFVLRDIEGMSTEEAASYLGIRPETAKTRLHRARRMMRQSIEKQLSGAFSALFPFDGVRCAFMADRVIAALGNEMS
- a CDS encoding putative amicyanin protein (KEGG: ret:RHE_PF00421 putative amicyanin protein) translates to MGSLMKSLRLPLLSALLWAGNGVASAADYQITITGMKFGSPPAELRVGDVIVWRNDDIFRHTATARDKSFDIDLPPKSEARMTVAQAGAVDFYCRFHPAMTGKLDVRP
- a CDS encoding conserved hypothetical protein (KEGG: ret:RHE_PF00420 hypothetical protein); protein product: MLKRILGATLMAASLGTASIAADAKPTDPQIAHIAYTAGQIDVTAAEQALKKSKNADVIAFAKTMERDHKAVNDKALALVKKLKVTPEDNAVSQSLSTQATKELTTLEALDGAAFDKAYVENEVAYHKSVNDALANTLIPSAENKELKSLLETGLTLFKEHQMHAEHLASMTK